The DNA window AAATATTACTTTTCATATTGGGAAAAGGAACCCCAGAGGGGCAAAATACCTGCGCACAGCGACCGTCCCACGGTGTGTTACTGGCACATTGGGGATTGGAAAGCAGCCACCAGTCTTTTCCAAGACACCCTCTGTGGATGCTGGCAGCATGCTGTTGGGGTTCCCCAAGTGTTTCCTAAGCTTCCTGTGGGTCCACCCCTGCCTTCTCAACCTCTTGAAGCTTCACTGTCATCAAATGGTCTTTGACCTGGCAGTGAGGCCTCTGAAGGCCAGAGGAGGCCTTGCTTTCCCCAGCCCTGTCTCCCCAGTGCCAAGCATAATCCCCGGCCCACCCCCATGCAGGGCTGTTGAATCCTTGAATGAATAGggatttaattagttaatttccTCTACCCAAACAGCCTCGCAGCCCACCCTCTTTAAGCCCTTAACCACTGGCCCTCTATCTTACTAGACATCCCTTTCCCTGACAACTTTGTGTCATCACTGCCTGACcccacctgcccagcccccaTCGCTACTCTGTTAGGATTTCCCATGGCCCATTTCCCaggtcctcctcctccctccagcctggcCTCCCCAACCTCCTTTCCCCTCTAGTGACCCTTTGTCCTCAAGCAGCTGTTTCTGGGTCAAGGACCTTCCTCCGAGTGGGTGTGTGCTGCCCGGGGTTAAGGGTGAACCTTCCAGTGTGAAGGGTAACAAGATCAACCAAGTCCTCATCTcagagggggtgggtgggatggggatgggggcccAGGGCCGGCAAGGTGGGGCTGTCTTTCTGGGACTCTTGGTTTCTTTGGAGAAGCGAGTGGGGCCCGTGGACACAGGCTCTCCATCCCCCCGGGGCCACCCCACAAGCTCCAGCCCAGCTGCCAGGTTTCCCTGGATACAGCCCGGTCGCGGaggatttatttttgcatatggtttgGGAGAATCTCTGTTTCTGGAATAATGacaaccttttttttcccctcctcctttcctccaaTAGGCAGATTTTATAAACCAGAGCAGCTGCCTGAAGGTTTCCAAGAGCAAATTCTGCACAGTTTCTAATCAGGGTGACAGTTCCCCCTCCACAGGAAGttgcttttattaattttgtttaatcttttttttttttttgtaaggctCCATCTATCGGTCATCAGGCAGCACCCTGTGCCTTGTgggcatttttgtttttccctggtTTGCCTCGAACTCATGATTACATCTAAACCACCATGGGCTTACCCAACAGAGGGGCAAAGTTGACTGGCTGAAAAGTGGGTCACCCACATCGCCTGGGCAGAAAAATCCCAATAATTTATGGAGATACTCCCCCCTCAAGGAGGGGGAATATATCTTCCCACCCCTTAAGTGGGCTGTAATGAGTTCCTTCCAAGGAGGACAGTATGGAAACCAGAAGGAAACGAATAACTTTGCcctggagaaacctgacaaatgcTACCtcaaccaagtgatcaaggtcaacatcaacagtgatcaGTCATGTTGATAGTGAGTACCCTTGATAGGATGtcatgagaatggcactttattTACCTCCATGGTCTTCCtcccaaacccataaccccagctgaagcatgagaaaaacatcagacaaaccccagTTGAGGGATAGCctgcaaaatacctgaccaggACTCcatcaaaaacaggaaaaatctgaGAAATGATCACAGTAAAGAGGAGCTTAAGGAGACAGGATGACTAAATGTAATCTGGGGCTTcacttgtggcgcagtggttaagaatccacctgccaatgcaggggacatgggttcaagccctggtccgggaagatcccatctgccgcggagcaactacacccgtgcgccacaactactgagcctgcgtgccacaactactagagcccgtgctccgcaagctcgccgcaactagagaaagcccgcgtgcagcaacgaagacccagcgtagccaaaaataaataaattaaataaataaattttaaaaataaataaataaatgtaacatggtatcctggatggaatcctagaacagaaaaaggacattaggtataAACTAAAGAAACCCGAAGGAACCggtggagtttagttaatagtactATACCTGTGTTGTTTCCTTAGTTATGAAAAGCATATTGTGGAAATGTCAGATGTGAACAATAGGAGAAACTGGGTCAGGGGTACATGGCAACTCTGTAATACCTTCACAACctctctgtaaatctaaaactattctaaagtaaaagtttatattttttaaaagagggtcATGTGTTTGGGTTTCAGGCAGTCCCCAAGACCCAGTTTTCTTTGGTTCCCTCTTTTTGCCAGCATGAAGGATCTGAGCTGCTGACTTTGGGGATCTCCAAGCTCCTAGCTCCCAACCTCATTGCCATGGCAACTATCATTTTCAAGCCCAAGGAGAACTCCCATTTCTTCATCATTGGATATTCAGTTAGCCTAGCACAGGACCTGGCCCAAAGTGGGTGCTAAGTTGATATTTGTCACATGAATGAAAATCATGGCGGACCTGTTGACAGAGGGGATCCAAGCAGAAAGCCAAGCTTTTTCCTTCCCAGGGCAAGAAGTCAGGATTTTTTAGTCTCCATCCAGAGAAGGAAGGCTTGTGGCAGTCTGGTTGGAAGGGGATAGGAGACTCCTCTCAACTGCCTTTGGTGAGCAAGCACACAGGTTTACTTAGGATTGTACTGATTGGGGTGCTTTGGGGAACTGATGGGGATAATGAGACAGTGAGCTGATtcctctaccccaccccacccccgcggGGATGCCTTCACTGCCCCTCTGTCCCCTCAGGGTGTCAGCTCTGGGCTGCCAAAAACCATCTGCAAAGAAGCTTCACACACCTCAAACTGTTTGCTAGGTCTTGAAAGTccattgcctggcacacagtaggcacttcaTGTATGATGACTGACATTTATAACGCACCAGGCCCTGCACTTGGGAGGAGTGGGAGCTCCTATTTAATCCTTTGTGCCATTGGCATCGTCaccatccccattttccagaagaagaaacagaggcccAAAGAGCTTGAGAAACTGGCCCCAAGTCCAAACTAGAAAGTATATGAGAGGTTTCAAATCCAAGTCACCGAAGTCCCAAACTCACGCCCTCTATATGCTCAGTAGCCACCCTAAAATCTACCCCCTCTGCTGGGCCCTGAGGGCCGAGAACCAGCTGCCTGCTGTCTGCACAGGCCTCCCGTGCTCACTCCTTCACCTGTGGCCTCCAGACAGCAGTAATTTACAAGTCACTTTCTTTCAAAACTTAATTTGCCAATTTCCCCCTTAGAGGTGCTTTTTGATATTCCTTCAGGCTGTCAGCCTGGACAGGCCAAGGAAGCAGAATCCAGGGAGATGGATGCTTATTACAAGCATTCGATTAATGAAGTTTGAATAATGCAGCCCTGGATGCTCGATTGATGCCTTGAGGCTTCGAGACACCCTCCCCCAGATCGGACTTTGAGTGGCCTTTTCCGTATTTACTGCTACCTAACCAGATACTTCAAACATATCCTGTACTTGGTATAATTTGATATCTGCCCAGTCCCCAAAGTGCcttctcaacaaatgtttacccCGATGTTCGagtatatttaaaagatttatattcTTCTGTTGCTGATCGGAATCCACGGGAAAGGCAGATTCTGCCTTCCCAGACAGAGAATCCTGCCTTGGCTGATGGGGTGGCTTCCAGCAGGAACCTTTTAATACATCACTTATTAAAATGGACCCGAGCCTTACCAAGAACTCCCGTGCTCCCCCCTTCCCAGCAGAGGGCAGCTCCAGGTCTTAGATGACCACATCCAAGTGGTCAGCTAAGATGCTCTGCCTCCCTCTGACCCCTGATGCAGTTGTCTGTTGGCAGAATAGCGGGAGAGCCCAGGCTGAGAACAGTAAGCCAACAAAAGGATATTTAAGGCTGAAGGACAATGGCTGCAGCTGGGACTGAGCCTGGGTCTGGGGTCAGGTGACTCTGCATCCCCATCCTGGAGCCCGGACTCTGGGTTCAAGTGTGCTTCATGACTTACCAGCTGAGTGACCTCACACAAGTTACCTAATGCCTCCGAGCCCTGGTTTCTCCTGTATCATCAGGACACAGGTAGCACCTGCTTCCTAGAGCTGTTTGGAGCCCGGCCTCCAGTAAGAGCTCAGTGAGTATGGATGTTGTGCCGGTCCTTTTAGCCCCTCTGGGGTGTCGATTTCCTGTGGGTTTCCAGGGTTGTTGGGCCGATTATGTGAGGCTTGGAAGGGAAAGCGCTTTGTAATTGCACAGCGCTTTGATCAGGTAAGTGGTAATTACTCCTGGGTGCGGACAGACACCTGCCTTCTGAAAGAATCTTTTCATTTGGCTCCTACTCCTCTTGGCGAATTGGTGTTGCACAGAGGGTGGGCCCGGCCCCTAGCTCTGCCAGGCGCCCCCTCAACCTTCATGCGGTCAGAGCACAGGGGAAAGCTGGGCTCCGTGGTACCTAAAGGCCAATCGGCTCCGAGCACTGGGACTCTCTGGGGTCAGCGGGGAGGAGAGCCAGGTTTGGGAACAGGGTCACACGCCTGGGAAAATCAAGctggccccccaccccacccccatcatccTGCAGGCACCGCCAGCTCCAGCTTGCCTGCCATTCCTGATGATGACTGATAGGGACTCCACTGGGTCCCCCTGAGGATCTGGGCCTCCACCCCTGAGAAGGGGGTTGAGACATCACCCCCTTCCCCACAGGCCCTCTGGagccccccttcctcctccccacccaggccTGTCTTACCTGATGTCTGAGTCACACTCAGGCTCCCGTCACTGTGAGCTGTGTTGTGACTCCCCGACTGACAGTTTtacaacaaacacattaaaagcTCCCGGCACCGGGACTCCTGGATGCCAAGCAgcccaggagaaaaaaaactcTCCCGGCCTTTCTTCAGCCAAAATCCTTCTcccaacccctcctcccccaggggcCTGCTCCACTGTCATTAACTGTCCTGAGCCCAACAAGGGGCcgagaattttttttcataacgAGACTATTTAAGCGGTGATTGGAGGAGGGCTGCTGAGTTGGGGAAGCCTGAGACAAATCAAATCGGGCTGTGGGCCCCAGAGGACCAGGCTCATCCCTCCAGGAAGGACCTGTGAACTCCGGAAGGCAAAGGTGCAGGGCAAAGAGCATAGGTCCTCCTCAGCCCTGCCCTTGAGGACGGGTGGCCCATGATGAAGGATTACCTGGGCATCTGATGCTGAGTGCTACTATGTGCTGGGAGCTGTGTGAATCTTCCCTACAACCTTCGAGGTAGGAGCTGCATTAACCCCACTtcacagatttggaaactgaggcctgaagaaGTGAAGGGACTTGCTCAAATCCATAGAGCTAGGAAGtgaaggagctgggatttgaatccaagccTGCCAGCCTCCAAACTTTGCCCTTCACGAGGCTGACTCCCTGCCAACCAGCACACcagccctccttctccccacaccccacgGAAGCAGGGAGAGCCCAAGGCAAATTCAAACTGGACGCACTTGCCCTCCAGGGATGGCCTTGCCACTCCAGCTTCTTTCCTATCACCTGAGCCCAACCCACGGTGGCCTCCACACCACCTTTTTGCCTCACAGACCAAAGCTACCGTTCCCGCCTTCCCGTCTGCAACCAGCAGACAAAAAGCAAGCTCCCCGGAACCAAAGCCGAGAAAAGAGAGGAGTGAGACACAGGAACAGTTCTTTTATTGTACATTGAAGAAATAGCCCTGTGTGCTGGTTAAAGGTGCAACATACAGAATATCGAATTAAGAAAAGAGGCAACAGGGTAGGGAAAGGAAGAAACCTCTTGAGGTCCAAAGTTGCAAACAAAAACTGGTAAAAGATTCCTCACGCAAGAGGCATTTTTGCAAATACCATGCAAAACAGGCAGCTGGTGTGCCCTAAGAGAACCcctataaataacagaaaaagacaCTCCAAGCATTCCTTTACGTGGACTCAGAgcacagggaaaagaaaagaaaccaaaatgccTTTTGGCATTTCAAGATATTTGgcactcttgtgattacattttttTACAGTCCATTAAAGAGAATAAACTGACACAATATTAGAGGAGAAAAAGGCTGCTCACACAACAGACTGCAGGGAGGGGTTAGAAAAAgctcaagcatttttttttctttgttttttgtgtggtttttttttcctgacatataaaatgtgttcatttgCATTAACTTGGGCAAATAGCTCGCAGcaacaaagaaacacaagctttacaattcattttaaaataaagcgacgatttttttctatgtatgatTCCTTAGAAAAGTTCCCGTCTTGTTTTAAACACATTCTTGATAACTTCAAAAGATGACCAAAATAGAATGCAATATCTATAGAgatcattttctgattttctttgtaCATCCAAGaataacaacataaaaaaataaaactggacagCATTTCACATCCAAGTGCACAGAATCATTTTTGCAAGATTAAATAATGTAAACATTGGGAACAGCCAAATCAGCGAAGAATGCCAACACCTCAAAACACCCGGTGTTGCTGCTTCATTATTTAAGTGGTTCAAAATCCAGATCTATAATTGCGCAATATTCActgtatataaaaagaaatggatattAATTTTGACAAATAGCTGCAACTGagacttctctttttatttctttatgtatatatatatagtgatttttttaattttttaaaaatttttttaaatttttatctttgcaAAGGAGCCCAGAGCCTTCTCCTTCTCAGGCCTCATCTGTCTCCCGGCCTGACACGAGATACAGGTTGTTGATTTCATCGTGGGTAGCAAGCTAGTGATAAATTTCAAAGTGCTTTCTCTTTTCATGCTTTTTGCCAATAACTGATATCGCCGTTCTCATTCTTATTCTCTCCCTTAACTCATTGTCTTTAGGGGAGTTAGACACCAGGAGGTGCCTTGTCTGTCATATTTTTCAGCACGTCATCAATCCTATCATCTTCAATAACAACTGcaaaaaaaaggggagaaaaggagaggtgAGCGCTCTTGGGCCTAGCCAGGTGTCCCTAAGTTTCGCTTTACGCCCGGGTCGGAGGGGCGGGTAGactgaggaaggaaaggagagggaaagggtcTCCACGCGTGCTAACACAGCCCCCATCCTCTTCTGCTCAGCCGGGGGTCCCTCTGCTGCTTTCCTCTGaaccactcccccacccccaggccgcGTCCCAGCATGGTCCGGAGAAGAGGAAGCCAAGAGGGCACAAACCCCGCAGCCCTGGCGGCAGCCTGGGCGCGCACCGGCCTGGtcctcaccccgccccccacccaccctggaagacgcatttatttagaaaaaaggcTCCTgggcgggagagggaggggaggaggagccacGGGCTCCGGGTCTGGGATCCTCCCGGGTGCCCCGAGCGCAGCGCCGGTAGCCGAGGCGGGGTGCTGAGGTGCGCAGCACGAGGAGGGACGCCAGGGGCCAGTTGCACAGCGCGCAGCCCGTCGGGGATTCTGGTCTCGCCTGGGCCGGGAGCCCCCCTCCGCGCTGCCAGCGGGCTGACTTGGCCTCTCCGCACTCGCCGCTACAGAGGTCGGAGCCTCCCTTCGCTGCCCGCCGGTGGCTCGCCCGCCTCTCCGCATCTGCCTCTCTGTGTCCTTCGCCTCTCTCACTATCTCTACCTAGCCTCGCCTTCCTCGGTCCCTCCATCAGTCTCCCGGCGCGACGGTCACCTGTCGAGGTCTCTAGGCCTCCCTCTGTGTCCGGGGTGTCGGTCGCCTTCATTGTTTCAGCTGCTTCTCTGTCCTCCCCAGACTTGCGTCCCTGGCTCGCTGTCTTTCCGGCTctgactctctctctccttaGCTTTGTCTCGGTCTCTGCCCATCTCGGCCTCCCCGCTACTTCCCCCCTCCGCCTTCCTCCCTATCTCTGCGTCTCAGTCTCTCACGGCAGCTATCGGTCTTTCTCATTGTCCCCGCGGCTCTGGAGCTCCTCTTAGAGCCCCTGCGCGTCCCAATCTCTCCGGGGCTTTTCCAGCTCCTGCGCCGAGCGTCCAGGCTCGGcaaaccccctccccctgccaaggAACAATGAAAAGCCGGTGTGATCCGAAAGCCCCTCGCCTTCCCCGCCGGAACCGGCCCTGACCCCCCGCAGTTCCCCACGCCGTTCCCTGGGGAGCCctaggccccccccccccccggcttgTAGATCGAGTGCAGCTGCTACTACACTGCGCAAAAGGGGCGCAAAAGGGGCGGGGGCAGGGTATAAATCAAAAATCAAACTTTGGGGACCGGGGTATAACCTTTCAGCCCCTGCTGCAGCGAGATGCAGCCACGCCCCCTGGGTGACCCCAACGAGGATCTGGCTGAGGGGGAGGGGTTCCCGAGGCCAGCCGGAGCTGAACCCGCAGTGCgggatccccccccccccaattctgCGCGATGAGATGTTAGTGGGTCAGAACGGGCTCCCGGGTGCGGGAAAACCCCGCAAACCTCCGCCAGGCCTGGGTGCCCGGGAAATGGGTGTCGGGGGAGGCGGCCGCGAACTCACCCCGCTTGCTCCGGCCGATCTGGCCCAGCTTGGGCGGCCGCTTGTTCTGCCCGGCACCGAAGAAGTTGTTGGTGTCCTGCAGGCGGCAGGAGAAGATCTGGCCCACGTCGCCGCCGTCGCCGTAGGGGCTCAGCTTCTCGTCGCCGTAGGGCAGCACCTCCGACATGGTCGCGTCCGGGGGCTCCGCGGCGGCACCTCCTCCGCCCGCGTCCCCGCCCGCGGCGGACAGGGTCAGCGGCGCTGGGGCCGGGGACGGCCGGCCGGGGACGGCCCGCGGGCTGCGGCGGCGCTGGCGCCGGCGAGAGGCCGGAGGGCGCCGCTGGGGCAGGAGCGCGCAGCCGGCCGAGCGACCCCGCGAGCGCCCGGAGGCTGCGCTGGCGCTGCGCTCCCGGCTCGGCGGCGCGCGAGTGGCTGCTGCTCCGGCAGAGGCGAGAAGGACTCACATCCTCGGCGCGCTCGGGCGCTGACTGGGGCCGGGCCGGCGGGCGGGCCGTGAGCCGGGAGAGGAGGCTGTGCCAGCGAGCCCCGAGGGCGCGGGGCCGAGGAGGGCGCACCCCGGGAAGCCGGGCGGTTCGGTCCTGCGGCGAgtgcgggcggcggcggcgctggtTCGGGGAGGCTGACTGGGGAGCTGCGAGCGGCTGGGCTGcgaggggtggagggggaggggagcgagggtggagggagggcacgggtgggggggggagagaagcccggagggagggagggggaagagagaaacCGAGAGGGAAAcggggagagaagcagagaca is part of the Balaenoptera musculus isolate JJ_BM4_2016_0621 chromosome 1, mBalMus1.pri.v3, whole genome shotgun sequence genome and encodes:
- the CAMK2N1 gene encoding calcium/calmodulin-dependent protein kinase II inhibitor 1, which produces MSEVLPYGDEKLSPYGDGGDVGQIFSCRLQDTNNFFGAGQNKRPPKLGQIGRSKRVVIEDDRIDDVLKNMTDKAPPGV